In Populus nigra chromosome 1, ddPopNigr1.1, whole genome shotgun sequence, one genomic interval encodes:
- the LOC133673401 gene encoding uncharacterized protein LOC133673401 isoform X3, whose translation MDYDENDFQNHNLHLAGEGSNKFPSVLQPYALPKFDFDDSLNGSLRFDSLVETEVFLGIESNEDNQWIEDFSRGTSGIQFSSSAAESCSLSRRNNVWSEATSSESVEMLLKSVGQEDNTPIQTNTESDACDELGCILKHMEPILKQDNDTSPKVEDTANLQATFLPGEDVEDFSVLDNDVGQQQPLDDSSQDHKGEASADSGLGPLVDLSAISVEVRQPVIEGSLSIDSKSNHVTQREIDNVVNGSSNDRSQKVPASGLQDGASVQNITTGNIELNEKDGPDDINNTSDDSKDFLETDTGENQKKGQVLSQEGQMEDENPCSDAVESMEEANVIETNSSNLGEPCKIPKGHSGFPEDVVTSDQSEVDTVGGSVMAVEGNTTFKRHEIEDSNGSQSDNKNLSNKCEGSLLSAEDSEPAKVKVGGTSSSDTGGVSSLATVCCSAEVVGEVANVSSSFLAESSQICGKSMVSAEGKDTIEIPSGNVSSENNFITSRLQSDAASDNNSASDVSCEHANMVTCATMDGVPAPSGDVTNVDAVIGHKDVKMSLLSEMGFSPLYIEKETTDKISVEASLSGLKTSCQVIAGLDPGSESKKGASSGAAGQILCESAEQSPLMVDASKTEGTHSKVIDKVSLKSTKEMNVCPVLCDSTANKGDDAEVLVKENDEKESSKVSEPTVNKNEMLGPISSEKEECREDANQKGQEENEAAIASEDNSDGNIAVPSTNDSGSCADVGKAASGSPTVIRAARDFQSESDKDGAKCSVEQTPVADSNASKALSGSWDPKQNDASKDERSFTFEILNASPSSGLVQIDPKLAQDLPHGSPKVSDVAIVRSGSKGTSERKTRRSSGKAMEKESARKGNPMKDTVSVRLEKGAKTNNVSPSPSGILQHVQSNEMQRYGHADSSTMKPFVHASSSLPDLNSSASPSMMFQQPFTDLQQVQLRAQIFVYGALIQGTAPDEAYMISAFGGSDGGKAIWENALRSSMERLHGQKHNLTTPETPLQSRPGVRAPDQAIKQSTVQSKVISSPIGRSSKGTPTIVNPMVPLSSPLWSVPTPAGDTFQSSSMPRGPIMDHQRALSPMHPHQTPQIRNFAGNPWLSQAPFCGPWATSPQTPALDTSGHFSAQLPITEPVQLTPVKDLSVPIISGAKHVSPGPVAQSGASTSVFTGTFPVPDAKKVAVSSSQPPADPKPRKRKKNSVSESPGQNILPPHLRTESVSAPVVTSHLSTSVAITTPIIFVSKAPTEKFVTSVSPTPTDIRNGNQNTEQRNILSEETLDKVKAARVQAEDAATLAAAAVSHSLEMWNQLDKQRNSGLSPDIETKLASAAVAIAAAAAVAKAAAAAAKVASSAALQAKLLADEAVNSGGYSNPSQDNTISVSEGMKNLGKATPASILKGDDGTNSSSSILIVAREAARRRVEVASAAAKRAENMDAIVKAAELAAEAVSQAGKIVAMGDPLPLNELVAVGPEGYWKVTKINNELISKSNDIGRKTLNIDRVGERPHAPTEGSTEDHVRLEDDFLSSGSAAAKDVKGQKGYKVSESENGSRSLGTIVNFNSIKEGSLVEVFKDGNGFKAAWFPANVVDLKDGSAYVSYTDLSSVEGSEKLREWVTLKGEGERAPKIRIARPITAVQLEGTRKRRRAATVDHIWSVGDRVDAWIQDSWWEGVVIERSKKDGTTLTVQFPVQGEKSVVRAWHLRPSLLWENGEWIEWSSSRVGSHSTNKGDTPQEKRPRVQSPAVDNKGNDKLSKGFDSVETNKPDEPTLLDLAAHEKMFNIGKSTKDGNKPDVLRMARTGLQKEGSKVIFGVPKPGKKRKFMEVSKHYVADQSSKNDANDSVKFAKYLMPRGSGSRGWKNTLRTESIANRTAASKPKVFKSGKPQNVSGRTITQKDSSLTTTVSASNDGAVTDHVAKTKASISHVENTSEKRNLTDFQPLSSSVGATEGPIFSSFPLPSGTLSSKKTSTSNAKPQRVSKGKLAPAGGKLGRIEEDKVFNGDSSKSTSDVTEPRRSNRKIQPTSRLLEGLQSSLMVSKVPAVSHDKSQTSRTASRGNNHG comes from the exons ATGGATTATGatgaaaatgattttcaaaacCACAATCTTCATTTAGCTGGTGAAGGAAGCAACAAATTTCCTTCTGTTTTACAGCCATATGCTCTTCCCAAGTTTGATTTTGATGACAGTCTTAATGGATCTTTAAGGTTTGATAGTTTGGTTGAGACTGAGGTTTTTCTTGGCATCGAAAGTAACGAGGACAACCAGTGGATTGAAGATTTCTCTCGTGGTACCAGTGGGATACAGTTTAGTTCAAGTGCAGCAGAGTCTTGTTCTCTATCAAGACGCAACAATGTCTGGTCTGAAGCTACTTCCTCAGAATCTGTTGAAATGTTATTGAAATCTGTTGGTCAGGAAGATAATACTCCTATACAAACTAATACTGAGTCAGATGCCTGTGATGAACTGGGTTGCATACTAAAGCACATGGAGCCCATCTTGAAACAGGATAATGATACATCACCTAAAGTGGAAGATACTGCGAATTTACAGGCTACATTTCTGCCAGGCGAGGATGTGGAAGATTTTTCTGTGTTGGATAATGATGTTGGACAGCAGCAGCCTCTTGATGATAGTTCTCAGGATCATAAAGGTGAAGCATCTGCTGATAGTGGTTTGGGACCTTTAGTTGACCTATCTGCTATTAGTGTAGAGGTCAGGCAACCTGTTATTGAAGGGAGTCTGTCCATTGATAGTAAATCTAATCATGTTACTCAAAGGGAAATCGATAATGTCGTGAATGGATCTTCAAATGATAGGTCACAGAAAGTTCCTGCTTCAGGGTTGCAGGATGGCGCCTCTGTGCAAAATATCACTACAGGaaatattgaattgaatgaAAAAGATGGCCCAGATGATATAAATAACACTTCTGATGATAGTAAAGATTTTCTGGAAACAGACACTGGTGAGAATCAGAAAAAGGGACAAGTATTAAGTCAAGAGGGCCAAATGGAGGATGAGAATCCTTGTTCAGATGCAGTGGAATCCATGGAAGAAGCAAACGTCATTGAAACTAACTCGAGTAATTTGGGGGAACCTTGCAAAATACCGAAGGGGCATTCTGGCTTCCCAGAAGACGTAGTGACTAGTGATCAGTCCGAAGTGGATACAGTTGGGGGATCAGTGATGGCTGTTGAAGGTAATACTACTTTTAAGAGGCATGAAATTGAGGACTCAAATGGTTCCCAATCGGATAACAAGAACCTATCTAATAAGTGTGAGGGATCTCTCCTGTCTGCTGAAGACTCTGAGCCTGCTAAAGTGAAAGTTGGTGGAACTAGCAGCAGCGATACAGGTGGTGTTTCTAGTTTGGCTACGGTGTGCTGTTCAGCTGAAGTTGTTGGAGAAGTGGCCAATGTTTCATCCTCTTTCCTTGCTGAATCATCACAAATATGTGGGAAGTCTATGGTTTCTGCTGAGGGAAAGGACACCATAGAGATTCCTTCTGGCAATGTTAGCAGTGAAAACAATTTCATAACTTCGAGATTACAATCAGATGCTGCTTCTGACAACAATTCAG CATCAGATGTTAGCTGCGAACATGCTAACATGGTAACCTGTGCTACAATGGATGGTGTTCCAGCGCCTTCTGGTGATGTCACTAATGTAGATGCAGTTATTGGTCACAAAGATGTCAAAATGTCACTTTTAAGTGAGATGGGGTTTAGTCCCTTATATATAGAGAAAGAAACCACGGACAAGATTTCTGTGGAGGCCAGTTTATCAGGTCTGAAGACCTCTTGTCAAGTGATAGCTGGATTAGATCCTGGTTCTGAATCCAAAAAAGGCGCTTCTTCTGGTGCTGCAGGACAGATATTATGTGAGTCAGCTGAACAATCTCCATTAATGGTGGATGCTAGTAAAACAGAAGGAACTCATTCAAAAGTAATTGATAAGGTCAGCCTGAAGAGCACAAAGGAAATGAATGTGTGTCCAGTTCTTTGTGATTCAACTGCAAACAAGGGTGATGATGCTGAAGTGTtggtaaaagaaaatgatgaaaaggAATCATCCAAAGTTTCAG AACCGACTGTAAACAAGAATGAGATGCTAGGACCTATCTCCTCAGAAAAGGAAGAGTGTCGAGAGGATGCTAACCAGAAAGGTCAGGAAGAAAATGAAGCTGCCATAGCATCTGAAGATAATAGTGATGGGAATATTGCTGTCCCTAGCACAAACG ATTCTGGAAGTTGTGCTGATGTTGGCAAAGCAGCCAGTGGTTCCCCTACTGTCATCAGAGCCGCCAGAGATTTTCAGAGTGAAAGTGACAAGGATGGAGCCAAATGTTCAGTTGAGCAGACTCCTGTTGCTGATAGCAATGCCAGCAAAGCTTTGTCTGGTTCTTGGGATCCGAAACAAAATGATGCATCCAAAGATGAAAGGAGCTTCACTTTTGAG ATTTTGAATGCTTCTCCATCATCTGGTTTAGTCCAAATAGATCCCAAGCTTGCCCAAGATCTTCCTCATGGAAGTCCAAAGGTGTCTGATGTAGCCATTGTGCGTAGTGGTTCTAAAGGTACTTCTGAGCGTAAAACAAGACGATCATCTGGTAAGGCCATGGAAAAGGAAAGTGCGAGAAAGGGAAATCCTATGAAAGATACTGTTTCTGTGAGGCTAGAAAAGGgggcaaaaacaaacaatgtcTCCCCAAGCCCTTCTGGGATATTGCAACATGTGCAATCAAATGAGATGCAGCGCTATGGTCATGCGGATTCCAGTACTATGAAACCATTTGTTCATGCATCTTCAAGCCTTCCAGATCTGAATTCTTCTGCTTCTCCATCTATGATGTTTCAACAACCCTTCACGGACTTGCAACAAGTGCAATTGCGTGCTCAGATCTTTGTTTATGGCGCTTTGAT ACAAGGAACAGCTCCAGATGAAGCATATATGATATCAGCATTTGGAGGATCTG ATGGTGGTAAAGCCATATGGGAGAATGCTCTACGCTCTTCTATGGAACGGCTTCATGGTCAAAAACATAATCTCACTACTCCAGAAACCCCCTTGCAGTCACGTCCTG GTGTCAGAGCTCCTGATCAAGCAATTAAACAGAGTACTGTTCAAAGTAAAGTAATCTCTTCACCTATTGGTCGATCCAGCAAGGGTACTCCAACAATTGTGAACCCCATGGTACCCCTTTCTTCACCGCTCTGGAGTGTACCTACCCCCGCTGGCGACACATTTCAATCAAGCAGCATGCCAAGGGGTCCCATTATGGATCATCAGCGGGCACTTTCTCCTATGCATCCTCATCAAACTCCACAGATAAGAAATTTTGCTGGTAACCCTTGGCTATCTCAGGCACCTTTTTGTGGTCCCTGGGCTACATCTCCACAAACACCTGCACTTGACACAAGTGGTCATTTTTCTGCGCAATTGCCTATCACAGAACCAGTTCAATTGACACCTGTGAAAGACTTATCCGTGCCAATTATCTCTGGTGCAAAGCATGTTTCTCCTGGTCCTGTAGCTCAGAGTGGGGCTTCCACCAGTGTTTTTACTGGGACTTTTCCTGTTCCAGATGCAAAAAAGGTTGCAGTGTCATCCAGTCAACCTCCTGCTGATCCAAAAcctaggaaaagaaaaaagaactcaGTTTCTGAGAGTCCGGGCCAGAATATTTTGCCTCCTCACCTTCGAACAGAGTCAGTTTCTGCTCCTGTTGTTACCAGTCATCTGTCTACTTCTGTTGCCATTACAACCCCTATCATCTTTGTTTCTAAAGCCCCTACAGAGAAATTTGTGACTTCTGTATCTCCTACACCTACTGATATCAGAAACGGGAATCAGAATACAGAACAGAGGAATATTTTGTCAGAGGAAACCCTTGATAAAGTGAAGGCTGCGAGAGTGCAGGCAGAGGATGCAGCTActcttgctgctgctgctgttagTCACAGCCTGGAAATGTGGAATCAGTTAGATAAGCAGAGAAATTCTGGGTTATCACCAGATATTGAAACCAAACTAGCTTCTGCAGCTGTTGCAAtagcagctgctgctgctgttgcaaaAGCGGCAGCGGCAGCTGCCAAAGTTGCATCTAGTGCTGCATTGCAAGCAAAACTGTTGGCTGATGAAGCAGTAAATTCTGGTGGTTATAGCAATCCCAGTCAAGACAATACAATCTCTGTTTCTGAAGGCATGAAGAATTTGGGAAAGGCTACTCCTGCTTCCATCCTGAAGGGTGATGATGGGACAAATAGTTCCAGTTCAATCCTTATTGTGGCAAGGGAGGCTGCTAGACGGAGAGTTGAAGTTGCTTCCGCTGCTGCAAAACGAGCTGAAAATATGGATGCTATTGTTAAAGCTGCAGAGCTGGCTGCAGAAGCTGTGTCCCAAGCTGGGAAGATAGTTGCTATGGGCGATCCTTTGCCACTGAATGAGCTAGTAGCTGTGGGTCCAGAGGGATATTGGAAagtaaccaaaataaataatgaactGATCTCTAAATCAAATGATATAGGTAGAAAAACTCTTAATATAGATAGAGTTGGAGAAAGACCACACGCTCCAACTGAGGGGTCCACTGAGGACCATGTTAGATTGGAAGATGATTTCTTGAGTTCTGGTTCAGCTGCTGCAAAGGATGTTAAAGGACAAAAGGGCTACAAGGTGTCTGAATCTGAGAATGGTTCAAGATCTTTGGGAACTATAGTAAACTTTAATAGCATCAAGGAGGGGTCCCTTGTAGAG GTTTTCAAAGATGGGAATGGATTTAAAGCAGCCTGGTTCCCTGCCAATGTCGTGGATTTAAAGGATGGGAGCGCATATGTGAGTTATACTGATCTTTCATCAGTTGAAG GCTCAGAGAAGCTAAGGGAGTGGGTGACACTTAAAGGTGAAGGAGAGAGAGCGCCAAAAATACGAATAGCTCGCCCTATTACTGCCGTGCAATTAGAAGGAACAAGGAAGAGGCGACGAGCTGCCACGGTGGACCATATTTGGTCTGTTGGTGATAGAGTGGATGCATGGATACAAGATAG CTGGTGGGAAGGAGTGGTCATTGAAAGGAGCAAGAAAGATGGCACCACACTAACAGTCCAATTTCCAG TTCAAGGAGAAAAATCTGTTGTTAGAGCATGGCATCTTCGGCCTTCTCTCCTATGGGAAAATGGGGAATGGATTGAATGGTCCAGTTCAAGAGTGGGCTCTCATTCTACCAACAAG GGTGATACTCCACAGGAAAAACGACCGAGGGTGCAGAGCCCTGCAGTGGACAACAAAGGGAATGATAAGTTATCAAAAGGTTTTGATTCTGTGGAAACTAATAAACCTGATGAACCAACTTTATTGGATTTAGCTGCTCATGAAAAAATGTTCAATATTGGTAAGAGCACCAAAGATGGTAATAAACCTGACGTGCTCAGAATGGCACGGACTGGCTTGCAGAAGGAAGGATCAAAAGTGATCTTTGGTGTACCAAAGcctgggaaaaaaagaaagtttatgGAAGTGAGCAAGCACTATGTTGCAGATCAGAGCAGCAAAAACGACGCAAATGATTCGGTAAAGTTTGCTAAATATTTGATGCCTCGGGGATCAGGATCCCGTGGATGGAAGAATACTTTAAGAACTGAATCAATCGCAAACCGAACAGCGGCATCGAAGCCCAAGGTTTTTAAATCAGGAAAGCCACAGAATGTTTCTGGTAGAACAATTACTCAGAAGGACAGCTCATTGACAACTACGGTTTCTGCTTCCAATGATGGTGCTGTTACAGATCATGTTGCAAAGACCAAGGCTTCTATAAGCCATGTTGAAAATACATCCGAAAAACGTAACTTGACTGACTTTCAGCCCTTATCTAGCTCTGTGGGAGCAACAGAGGGTCCAatattttcttcctttcctcTTCCTTCAGGTACACTTTCCTCTAAGAAAACTTCCACATCAAATGCTAAACCTCAACGAGTAAGTAAAGGAAAACTTGCTCCTGCTGGTGGAAAGTTGGGAAGAATTGAAGAGGACAAAGTTTTCAATGGAGATTCTTCAAAATCAACCTCTGATGTCACAGAGCCACGAAGGTCTAACCGTAAAATTCAGCCTACATCAAGA CTGTTAGAAGGGCTACAAAGCTCCTTGATGGTGTCAAAAGTTCCAGCTGTGTCGCATGATAAAAGTCAGACAAGTAGGACTGCTTCTAGAG GGAATAACCATGGTTGA